A window of the Salvelinus alpinus chromosome 3, SLU_Salpinus.1, whole genome shotgun sequence genome harbors these coding sequences:
- the LOC139570604 gene encoding putative nuclease HARBI1, which produces MKAQNCVFLSALTMACPFVRDVVDEEALVLRRAFRRERVFRDRLDPLAFPDDHLYERYRFSADGIRYLCRLLGPRIKHRTARSHALSVEQMVCVALRFFASGAFLYSVGDAEQLNKATICRTIRSVCLAIKALADVFISFPGHRRLCDIKEEFYRIAGFPNVIGAVDCTHIRIKAPSGAHEADFVNRKSFHSINVQMVCNADCVISNVVAKWPGSVHDSRIFRASEIYQCLSQGEFSGVLLGDRGYGCQPFLLTPFTDPQEAQQAYNHAHARTRARVEMTFGLLKARFHCLHKLRVSPVRACDITVACAVLHNVACLRKERAPRVPPAMDWDNPAIFPDDDSGRLLRDQYVLNYFS; this is translated from the exons atgaaggcccaaaattgtgtgttcctttctgctctgacaatggcatgcccattcgtgcgagatgtggtggatgaagaagcacttgtgctgaggagagccttcaggcgagaaagggtcttcagggaccggttggacccactggccttccctgatgaccatctatatgaaagatacaggttttctgcagatggcatcaggtatctatgcagactactgggtcccaggattaagcaccgcactgcacggagccatgcactgagtgtggagcaaatggtttgtgtggccttgcgcttttttgctagtggagccttcctgtactcagtgggggatgcagaacagctgaacaaggccacaatttgccgcacaataaggagtgtgtgtctggctatcaaagcattagcagatgtcttcatctccttccctggccacagaagactctgtgacatcaaagaggagttctataggattgcag gtttccccaatgtcattggtgcagtggactgcacacacataaggataaaagccccctcaggtgcccatgaggccgattttgtgaataggaaatcctttcacagcattaatgttcag atggtctgcaatgctgactgtgtgatcagcaatgttgtggcaaaatggcctggctcagtccatgactccagaatctttcgggcctctgaaatctatcagtgcctatcacaag gtgaattctctggtgtgttgctgggagacagggggtatggctgccagccttttctcctgacacctttcacagacccccaggaagcacagcaggcctacaaccatgcccatgccaggaccagggccagagttgaaatgacctttggcctcctgaaggcacgctttcactgccttcacaaattaagggtcagccctgttagggcatgtgatattactgtggcttgtgctgtcctccacaatgtggcctgcctgaggaaggagagggcccccagagtgccaccagccatggactgggacaatccggcaatcttccctgatgacgacagtggtcggctgctgagggaccaatatgtgttgaattattttagttag